The following coding sequences lie in one Arachis hypogaea cultivar Tifrunner chromosome 4, arahy.Tifrunner.gnm2.J5K5, whole genome shotgun sequence genomic window:
- the LOC112796642 gene encoding uncharacterized protein — translation MNERREPGYDFDKEKLLKYNHMSFGGPPVTVESVEEENELLSDIEKESAVEAEVLAAPPKLVYNKLILRFTRKLLVAARDRWDANVDVINEIVPQNWKNEPAGRILELSILHLAMSEMTVLDTRHQIVINEAVDLAKRFCDGAAPRIINGCLRTFVQGLELGASETEFS, via the exons ATGAATGAGCGGCGAG AACCCGGTTATGACTTTGACAAGGAGAAGTTGTTGAAGTATAATCATATGAGTTTTGGAGGGCCACCTGTTACTGTTGAATCtgttgaagaagagaatgaactgctaagTGACATTGAGAAGGAGTCTGCTGTTG AAGCTGAAGTCCTTGCAGCTCCTCCAAAGCTAGTATACAACAAACTGATATTGAG GTTCACTAGGAAATTATTAGTTGCAGCGAGGGATAGATGGGATGCTAATGTTGATGTCATTAACGAAATTGTCCCACAAAATTGGAAG AACGAGCCTGCAGGCAGGATTTTAGAGCTTTCTATTCTGCATTTGGCAATGTCTGAAATGACGGTGCTCGATACAAGACACCAAATTGTCATCAATGAG GCTGTGGATCTTGCTAAACGGTTTTGTGATGGAGCAGCCCCTCGTATCATAAACGGTTGCCTCCGTACATTTGTCCAAGGCCTAGAGCTCGGGGCATCAGAAACTGAGTTTAGTTGA
- the LOC112796643 gene encoding DNA-damage-repair/toleration protein 111, with the protein MLGGLYGDLPPPSSAEEEKPTTNSTVWSTSTKMAPATLRKPATVSAPPVTLLRSQSKPKPLPTPSSSSKIPSIPAAPALPPPPVLPDDPAHHQPALVGVQSTVIEEYDPARPNDYEEYRRERKRKAREAEMMRELERRRQEEEERERREREERERERERERDYGDSRLNISGEEAWRRRAAMSSGGGSGGGGGAVPRSPSPPGNSDGFTIGKSETGGLGLGAGGQMTAAQRMMAKMGWKEGQGLGKQEQGITTPLMARKTDRRAGVIVNASENSSNKPEKKVKSVNFHGVPTRVLLLRNMVGPGEVDDELEEEVGSECAKYGTVTRVLIFEITEPNFPTDEAVRIFVQFERSEETTKALIDLNGRYFGGRVVQASFYDEEKFGKNELAPMPGEIPGFS; encoded by the exons ATGCTGGGTGGCCTCTACGGCGACCTTCCTCCACCATCCTCGGCGGAGGAAGAAAAACCCACCACCAACTCCACCGTCTGGTCCACCAGCACCAAGATGGCCCCCGCCACCCTCCGCAAACCCGCCACTGTCTCCGCCCCTCCCGTCACCCTCCTCCGATCTCAATCCAAACCGAAACCCCTCCCCactccctcctcctcctccaaaaTTCCCTCAATCCCTGCCGCTCCGGCACTTCCACCGCCGCCGGTCCTCCCCGACGACCCAGCGCACCACCAGCCTGCACTCGTCGGCGTCCAGTCGACGGTGATAGAGGAGTACGACCCCGCCAGGCCCAACGACTACGAGGAGTATCGCCGCGAGCGGAAGCGAAAGGCGAGGGAGGCGGAGATGATGCGTGAGCTGGAGCGGCGGCgccaggaggaggaggagagagagaggagagagagggaggagagagaaagagagagggagcggGAGCGGGATTACGGCGATTCCAGGTTGAATATTTCCGGCGAGGAAGCGTGGAGGAGGCGTGCTGCCATGAGTAGTGGAGGTGGCAGCGGTGGTGGTGGGGGCGCTGTTCCGCGATCGCCGTCGCCACCAGGGAATTCGGATGGTTTTACCATTGGGAAGTCGGAGACTGGTGGGTTGGGGCTGGGGGCAGGCGGGCAGATGACGGCGGCGCAGAGGATGATGGCGAAAATGGGGTGGAAGGAAGGACAGGGGCTTgggaagcaagaacaaggaatcacTACTCCATTGATGGCAAGGAAAACTGATAGAAGAGCTGGTGTTATTGTGAATGCCAGTGAGAACAGTAGTAATAAGCCTGAGAAGAAGGTGAAGAGTGTTAACTTCCATGGGGTTCCTACTAGGGTGCTCCTACTTAGGAACATG GTGGGTCCTGGTGAGGTAGATGATGAACTAGAAGAGGAGGTAGGATCAGAATGTGCCAAGTATGGAACTGTAACTCGGGTTTTGATATTCGAGATAACAGAGCCAAATTTCCCTACTGATGAAGCAGTAAGAATTTTCGTGCAATTTGAGAGATCAGAGGAAACAACCAAAGCTTTAATTGACCTTAATGGTCGGTACTTTGGAGGTAGAGTGGTGCAGGCCTCATTTTATGACGAGGAGAAGTTCGGCAAGAATGAGTTAGCTCCAATGCCAGGAGAAATTCCTGGTTTTTCCTGA
- the LOC112796644 gene encoding B3 domain-containing protein Os06g0112300 — translation MSTSNSKVNFIASSSGVVIENIAPLKTVSGPTTNLPGDEDIQPLSGCPFYHVIISKSHIYPAFSMPVSNELALPSAVVPAILKYGSKSWDIQYCGLGKSYNKFFNHRGWKKFAVDNHLEVGDACVFELKESSEEKLVFQVQILRGDLPETFLKRKEKEKEKKKARAKIAEKPGGKSAENRNSAEMPILID, via the exons ATGAGTACGTCAAACTCAAAAG TGAACTTCATTGCAAGTAGTTCTGGAGTTGTAATAGAAAACATAGCTCCATTGAAAACCGTGTCCGGTCCTACAACAAATTTACCGGGGGATGAAGACATTCAACCACTTTCAGGATGCCCATTCTATCATGTGATTATTTCAAAATCACATATTTATCCTGCTTTTAGCATG CCGGTTTCAAACGAATTAGCACTTCCTTCAGCTGTAGTCCCAGCTATTCTCAAGTATGGAAGCAAGAGCTGGGACATACAGTATTGCGGACTAGGCAAAAGTTACAACAAGTTCTTTAACCACAGAGGCTGGAAAAAATTTGCTGTTGATAATCATTTGGAGGTTGGGGACGCTTGCGTCTTTGAACTCAAGGAGTCGAGTGAAGAGAAACTTGTCTTCCAAGTTCAAATTCTTAGAGGTGACCTCCCTGAAACTTTtcttaaaaggaaagaaaaagagaaggaaaagaaaaaggccAGGGCCAAGATTGCAGAAAAGCCAGGAGGTAAAAGTGCAGAAAACCGCAACAGTGCAGAAATGCCAATTCTCATTGACTAG